Part of the Micromonospora tarapacensis genome is shown below.
CACCTCGGACCGTCGCACCAGCCGCGCCGCGTTCACCGCTCGCCCCCGGACCTGGTGAACGCCACCTCGTCCTCGCGGCCGGTCTGGCCCGGGGCTGGCCACGTTGCCGGGTGGGCCGGGTCCGCCGGCGGGCTGTCGGCGGCAGGCCCGGTGACCTTGCACCAGATGTGCAGCTGCCAGCCGTGCCACAGCGTGCCGGCGTCGCTGTTGCCCACCCAGTGCCAGCCGCGGCCGGCCCGGTCGCGCAGCAGCTCGATGTCGAGCTCGTGGTGGACCGTGTCGACGCCGAGCATCACGGCCCACGCGTCGACCGCCGCGGCGGCGTTGTCATCGAACCGCAGGTTGACGTACCCAATGGACGGGTCGGTCTCGATGATCATTGGGGCGGGCAGGGACTCGGTCACCGTGCGGGCGATCACCCGCAGCAGGTACGCCCGCTCCGCTGGGTTCTTCCGATGCCTCACGTCGTAGGGCTCCGGTACGATCTGTGCCATCTGGGTCTCCTTGATCTATGGCGGGTCAAGATCCGGTCTTTTGTGAGCCCCCGACCGTGTCCGCGGTCGGGGGCCCGCTTGTTACGCCGCCCGTTTCCGGGCTGCTCGCGCCTTCGCGCTGGCCAGTGCGGCCTTGCGCATGTGGGCCCGACGGAGCCGGTCGACGGCGGCCGCGAGGTCCTCGGGCGACAGGACGCCCTCCGGGTCGGCCTGCTGTTCCAGCCGTCGCCGGCGTCCCTCGTTGGCGGGTCCGAGCGCGGCCGTGCGCTGCTCGCTGGTCGTGCGGGCCCACCGGTGCAGCACGCCGATCGCGCCTGCGAGGCTCCGCTGGCTCGCGGGTAGGGCTGCAAAGCCCTGGCTCTCGCGGCCCATCAGGCGACGCCGGCCTGGTCGCGGTCGGCTCGGAAGGCGTCGCGGGTCTCCGGCTGGAGGACCCGGATCAGCGCCGCGTGGACCGACGCGCTGGCTCGCGGGGAGTGCCCCAGCTCGAGCTTGGTCACGTACGCCCGGGATACCCGGATGCGAGTCGCCAGGTCGGCAACCTCGATGCCGCGGTCGATGCGGATCCGCCGGAGGGCGTCCCCATCGATCGGGACGGCCGTGGTCGGTCGTCTGCGGGTCGTCGTCATGCCCGCAGTGTAGGCACGGCTAGGAACATCTAGCAACAGGAACAGCCGGGAACAGAAATTTGCATATCGCCACCTGCCGTGAGACGGCGATTCACGTTGATTCACGTTCGTGACTTAAAACAACCTTGAGGCCAGGGCTCTAGGTGTTCCCTGCTGTTCCTGCGAGACTGTTCCCGTGTCGAGGAGAGGCAGCGGTCCGGTGGACGAGTCAACGCGCCGACGGGAGGCGGGGGCGATCGTCCGGCGGGCGAGGCGTGCGCGAAACATGACGATCGACGCGGCCGCCAAAGCGGCGACGGTCGGGCCGGTCACCTGGCGAAATATAGAAGTTGGTGAGCGCGCCAAGGCGTGGACCTTGGAAAAGGTGGACCGGCAGCTCGGCTGGCCGCCTGGGTCCCTTGAGCGCTACATCCGTGGCGACGACACCGCGCTGACCGGAATCGACTCGGCGGGCGGCACAAGCTCGGTGGACGATGTCGACCTCGTCCTCAGTCTTGATCTACCTGACACCACCAAGGTGATCCTCATTCGGGCCGTCAGGTCGGGTGGCGAGCCGCTCGACGCGATCCTCGCGATGGATCTCGCGGACGCCGACAAGGTCACCGCCATCCAGGCGCTGCGCGAGCTGTTCACCCAGCGTTCGGCCGCCACGCCCGCCCGCAGCGCCTAGTTCACCGACCACCCGCTTATCGACTTTGCGCACGGATGACCAGCGCTCACCAGCCCGAACCGTACGACGTTCAGGCGCTCCCTGCTTGTAAGCGGGATGTCGCCGGTTCGATCCCGGCCGGGGGCTCCATCTGTATCACGCGCGGCGCACCGGGCTGACACCTCGATGTGGCCGGGTGTTCAGGCAGACCCGTTAGGCTCCGCCTTCACCCGTCACCACGAGCAGGGACGCCCGCCGCCGTGCACCATGCCAACCACTACTACGGGCACTCGCACGTGCTGGCCCGGTACTGCGGACTCGACGACCGGGATCCGCCGCGCATCCACGGCTACCTCCAGCACGGCTGGAACATCGGCGACGGGATGGCCCCCGACCACGAGTTCGTGCCGGGGGTGCCGCTGTTCCTCTGGTCCGAGCGGACCCGGCGGCGGGCCTGGTCGCTCGGCCGCCGGCAGACGTACGTGGTCGGCTCGCCGTGGGCCTACCTGCTGGCGATCGAGCCGGCCGGCCCGCCGGAGCGGGAGGGGACCATCTGGTATCCCTTCCACGGTTGGGAGGGGCAGCGGGTGGTGGGCGACCACGGCCGGCTGATCGACGAGATCCGGGCGGTGGAGCCGGGGCCGGTGACGGTCTGCCTCTACTGGCAGGAGTACCGGTCGACGCGGGTGCGGCAGCACTACGAGCGGGCCGGCTTCCGGGTGGTCTGCCACGGCTACCGGGGTGGCCGCTGGAGCGACCTCGACCGCGGGTTCCTGCACCGGCAACTGGCCGAGCTGCGGCGGCACCGGCGGGTCGCCTCGAACCGCCTGTGCAGCGCGGTCTTCTACGGCATCCTGGCCGGCTGCGAACCGGCGGTCTACGGCGACCCGATGCAACTGGCCGGCGAGGCGCCGGTGTGGGGCGGCCAGCCCCGGATCCGTCGGCAGTGGGCCGACCTGCACGGCCCGCAGGTCGCCCCGGACATCGCCCGGGAGTGCGCGGTGGCCGAACTGGGCGCCGACCGCCTGCTTCCGCCGGCCGAACTGCGCCGGCTGTTTCGCTGGCCCGAGCCCGCGCCGGTGGCAGCCGGCACGGGGGCGACGCCGACGCGGCCCGCGACCACGCCGCGCCACCCGGTGCGACGGGCGGGCGGCCTGGCACGGAGGTGGCCCGTTGAGCGTGCAGCTGCTCGGGGGCGAGATGCTCGCCTGGTCGGATCTTGACGGCATGCACGGCACCGGACCGGTACGGGGACCGGGACTGGCCGCGCTGCTGACCGCCGCGTCCGGCCGCACCCTCGTGGTCGGGCCGCACCATCCCGAGCTGCTCGACGCGTTGCCCCCGGCGGACCTGACGGTCCTGGTGCGGGGCCTGCCGGACGCCGAGGCACTGGCCGCGCGGTACGCCGATCGGCCGGGGGTGCGGGTGTGCTGCGGCGGACCGGAGAAACTCACCGGCATGCCGCCGTACGACACCGTGGTCGCCCTGGACGGGCTGGCCCGGCTGAGTTCCGCCGAGGGAGCGGAGCTGCCCTGGGGCGCGGCCTTCGACCTGCTCACGTCGGTGCTGCGGCCGGATGGCCGGCTGCTGCTCGGGGTCGAGAATCACCTCGGGCTGCACCGGCTGCTGGCGGTGCCACCCGAGAGCACCGACTCCGACTGGGCGGCGCTCGGCGAGTACGACGACACCCGCCCGGCGGGACTGGTCCGCCTGCGGGCCCACCTGGCGGTGGCCGGGATGCGGATCCGCGGCACCTGGGCGACCTTCCCGTCACCCGTCGCCCCCGCAGCCCTGCTCGGCACCGAACTGCTGACCGACCCCACCCTTACCGGCTTCCTCCAGGCCACGGTGGCCGGCAGCGGGCGCGTCTCCGTCGCGCCGGACCGGCCGCGGCTGGCCGATCCGGATCGGCTGGCCGGGGCGGCGATCCGGAACGGGGCCGTCCTGGAACTCGCACCCGGCTGGGTCGTGCTGGCCGAACGGCCGCCGGGAAACCTGGCTGAGCAGGCCGCCACCGCCGCGGCGGTGCTCGTGCACGGCGGTCGGCTCCGGGAGATCCACCGTGACCCGGTGCGCGGATGGCGGTTCGCCGACGGCGCGGAGGTTCCGTCGGGGCGTACCGTCGAGGATCTGGTGGTGGCCGCGTCGCTGCGGCGGGACCTGCCGGCGGTGGGTGCGCTGCTCACCGGCTGGCAGTCCGGTGTGGCGGCCGGCGTCCCGGCGGACCGGGTGGTCCGCACGCCGGCCGGCACCTGGCACGGCCTCGCCGATCCGACCGCGCCGGCGGCGGTGCTGCGGCGGCTGGCGTCCCGGCTGGTCGACGCGGGGCTCGCCCACCTGTGGCCGGCCGGTGAGCTGGCCGCGACCCTGGCCACGATGGCCGGCCAGGAGGCGGGTCCGCCTGTCGACGACGTCGGCGGCGGCACCGCCGGGGGATGGCGGGAGCTGCTGGTGGATCGGGAGCGGCTGGCTCGCGAGCTGGCCGAGGCTCGCGCCCTCCAGCGGTGGTACGAGCGGACGCTGACCGAACGTGACGGCGAGCTGAAGCGGTTGCGCCGGATCGTTTCGCTGCTGGACGGCACCCCCACCGCTCGGGCCGGCCGCCTCCTGCTCGCCGGTGCCCGCACCGCCCGCCGCACCGCCCGCACCGCCCGCTCCACCCTCCGCCGCCTCCGCCCCCCGACTAACCCCCACCCCACCCACCCCCCACCCCACCCCACCCCCACCCCCCACCCCCGCTCACGTCGATCATGCAGTTGTGGCGCCTCAGAAATGGCACGAAAGGCACACTTTTCTGGCGCCACAACTCCATGATCGGCGAACGGTGTGGGGGTTAGGGGTTAGGGGTTAGGGGTGGGGGGAGGGTGGTGTAGAGGTGTTCTAGGTGTTGGGTTTGGCGGTGGAGGTCGAAGTCGGTCTCGGCGCGATGGCGGGCTGCCTTGCCGAGACGGTCGCGCAGTGCGTCGTCGGTGAGCAGCCGGCGGAGGTTCGCGGCCAGGGCGGACGGGTCACCCTCGGCGCAGAGCAGGCCGTTCGCCTCGTGGGTGACCGCCTCGGGGATGCCGCTGTGGTATGTGGAGACGACCGGCACGCCGACGCCGAACGCCTCCAGGATGGTGGTGGGCAGGCCCTCGGTGTCGCCGTCCGACGCGGTCCGTGACGGTGCCGCGAGGATCCGCGCCCGGCCGACGTGCCGCATCACCTCGGGTGGCGGGAGGGTGCCGGCGAACGTCACGTCCACGCCCAGCAACTCGGCGCGGGCGCGTACCCGTTCGTGCAGCGGGCCGGTACCGACGAGCAGGACCCGGGGACGCAGGTCGGGCAGCATCCCGACGGCCTCGACGAGGTCGTCGACCCCCTTCTTCTCGACGAAGCGACCGACGAAGACGACGTCCCACTCCTTCGGCCCGGCCGCCGGCTCCGGCGGTACGGGTACCCCGGTGTGGTGTACGCGGACCTTCGCGGGATCCGCCCCCAACTCCACCGCCCTGTCCCGGATCGCCCCGGAGACGGCCAGGACCAGCGTGGCCCGGTCGAACATGGTGCGCAGGTTGCGCCGGTGCCGGACGCCCCGGGGGCCGGGGGCGGCTGCCTGCCGGGTCACGTCGAGGCCGTGCAGGGTGACGACCAACGGGATGCCGAGCTGGGTGGCGGTGCGGCTGATCAGCCAGCCGTCCCCGCCGAAATGGGCGTGCACCACGTCGGGTCGCAGCCGGGCCAGCAGCCGGCCCAGCCGGGGCGAGCCGCCGGTCAGGCGCAGTCGCAGCCATTCGCGGCGGCCTCGTGGCGTGTCGGGGCAGACCACCACGTCGCTGTCCCGGGAGAGCGCCGAGACGACCCGGATCGCGCCCAGGTAGACCGGACGCCAGGTGGGCAGCGCGTCACCCTGGTTGCGGATGAACGTCTCCGACCCGGGCAGCAGGCAACTGCGCCAGATCACGGCGACCCTATCTCCGGACATCTGCCCCGATCTCCGCCGCCCCGGGCTGCGCGCCGGCCACGGACCGTTCCTTGGCCCGGCGCCGGCCGAGGATCCGGTCGCGTACCTGGTGCCGCAGCTGCGGGGGGATCAGCCAGATCTGCACGAAGGCGAGGTAGTCCAGGGCACCCGGCCGGCCGTGCCGGCGTGCCTCGGCGAGCAGCAGGCGGAAGACCCGGAAGCTGCGGGTGGGTGCGGCCATCGAGCTGATGACGCTCATCGTAGTCGCCGCGTAGGCCCGCGGGGTGATCAGCGGGCGGATCCCGCGCAGCCACTCCAGCTGCGCCTCCCAGGGCGAGCTGAGACTGATCCGCGGGCGGTTCTCGTCCTGGTGCCACAGCACGAGCGGCTCGGCGGCGATGAGCAGGTCGACGTCGGCATGGCTGGTCGCGCGTACGGTCCAGTCGAGTTCCTGCTGCCGGCGCAGGCCGACGGTGAACGGCACCCGGCGCAGCAGTTCGGTCGGCGCCATGATCGTCGAGGTCTGGATGAAGCCGTCACCGTGGAAGAGCCCGCGCCGCAGGGTGAGGTACTCGCAGATCGGCTCGCCCGGCTCCGGCAGCCGGCGGGGCATCACGAACTCCGCCCGGGGCGTCTTGTTGATCAGGCGACTGGCGATGATCGGGTTGGCCACCGAGGCCTGGCGGGCCAGGTCGAGCTGCACGGCCAGCTTGTCGGGCAGCCACTCGTCGTCATCGTCGAGCAGCGCCGTCCACCGGGCCCGCGCCTCGCCCACGCCGACGTTTCGGGCGTTGGGCGCGCCACCCTTCCCGGGCAGTTCCACCACCCGCAGCCGGGGGTCGCCGATCTCGGCCAGGGCCTTGCAGGTCTCCTCGTCGGGACCGTCCACCACCACAACGACCTCGATGTCGGTCACGGTCTGGGCGAGGGCGCTGCGGACCGCCCGGGTCACCAACGCCGGCCGGGCGAAGGTGGGGATGACCACGCTGACCTCGGGTGTGGATGGCATGACCACCTGCTCACTCGTGCCGGGTACGACGTGCGGGCAGTGCGACGCTAGGTGGCGTGGACGGCCCGCCGGTGAATGGCAGGCGGCTGCCAGGCATACAGCTCTGGTCGTGGCGGTCCTCCCCGACCGGCGGACCCGCCCGGGGAGGGTGGCGCACCGCGCCGCTATGGTCGCCGTACCAGGAGCACGCCGTGGCGCGGCGGAGGGATGGTGGGCGGTGGCGGATGCGGAGCTGGTCGTCGAGGTGGCGGGCGCGGTGGCCACGGTGGTGATTCGCAACCCGGGCCGGCGCAACGCGATGACCCCGGCCATGTGGCGGCAGCTGCCGGTGCTGCTCGACGGCCTGGAGGCCGACCCGGCGGTACGCGCGCTGGTGCTCACCGGCGCCGACGGCACCTTCTGCGCCGGCGCCGACCTGGGCGACCTGGACGAGCTGCTGGAGGCGGGCGACGGCAGCATCGCGGTCGCGGCGGAGGAGCGGCTGGCCAACTTCGCCAAGCCGACGGTGGCCGCGGTGCGGGTGCCTGTGTCGGCGGCGGCTGTCAACTCGCTGTCGCCTGCGACCTGCGGATCGCCGCCGCCGACGCGCGGTTCGGCGTACCACCGGCCCGGCTCGGCCTGGTCTACCCGGCGCCGACCACCCACCGGCTGGCCCGGCTGGTCGGCCCGGCGGCGGCCAAGCATCTGCTTTTCACCGGTGAGCTGGTGGACGCCGGGCGGGCGCTGCGGATCGGCCTCGCCGACGAGGTGCTGCCCGGTGCCGAGCTGGACGGCCGGATCGCCGGGCTCACCGGCGTGATCGCCGAACGTTCGCAGCTCAGCGTCGTCGCCGCGAAGGAGATCATCGACGGCCGGCCGGACGACGGCCGGATGGCCTGGTGGCACGGGCAGGTGCGGGCCAGCGGCGAGGCCCGGGAGGGCGTCGCCGCCTTCCATGAGCGCCGCCCGCCCAGGTTCCGGTGGACGCCGCCCACCGGGAACTGAGCCGGCGCAGGTCAGGCTGGCCCGCGTCGGGCGAGCAGGCCACGGGGCCGGACCGAGTGGACCGGCTCGGCAGCCCCGCCCTCCGCCCGCAGGATGTGGTTCGCCGCGACGATGCCGGTGGCCGCCGCCCGTTCCATCAGGGCACCGGGAAAGTCGGTGCGGATGCCGTCGCCGGCCAGGTAGAGCCCGCCGGCCTCGGTGCGAACCCGGGGCCGCCCGGCGTGCCCGCCGGGGGCGAAGGCGGGTGCCTTCGCCTCCACCCGGGCGCGCAGCTCCCGCACCCGCAGACGGTCCACCTCCGGCCAGAGCGTAGCCAACTCGGTGCGCATCCGTTCGGCCAGCTCCACGGCCGGCACACCCGCCGCGCAGGCGTACGCGTGCAGCTCGATCACCGAGCCGCCACCGCGCTCCGCCCAGCGCCGGGACTCGCGCTCCAGCCGGTGGTACAGCGTCACCGAGTCCAGCGTGGACTGCCTGGACACGCCGCTGAAGATCGCCCGCCCCGGGTCGACGTCCCCGTCGCACCAGTAGCGCGCGACCGCGTACGGAGGACCGGGCCGGCCGTACGCGGGCATCGCCGCCGCCAGGGCCGGTGCCTCCCGGGCCAGCGACGGGGAGTCCGCGACCAGCGCGGCGAGTGCCGGCGGGTCGACGGCGAGCACGACGTGCCCGGCCTGGTGGACCCCGTCGGGGGTCTGCACCTGCCAGCCGGTGGAGTCGTGGTGCACTGCGGTCGCCGGGACGCCGGTGCGCACCTGGCCACCGTGTCGCTCGACGTGCCGGGCCAGGGGTGCCCAGATCGCCGTGGCATAGTCCTCGTCCGGGCAGTCGAAGGCCAGCCCTTCCGGGTTGCCGAGCAGGTAGAAGTGGAACTGGGCGATCATCTCGGCGGCCGACATCTCCGCCTCGTGGTTGAAGAACGAGTGGGAGAAGACCTCGAAGAGCATCGCCCGCGCCCGGTCCGGCAGCCGCAACGAGGTGAGCAGCCCGTCGGCGGTGGCATGGTCGAAGTCGGCGTAGGTGCCCACCGGGTCGTACGCGAGCAGCGGCAGCGCGGCGTCCCGGTCCATCCCGCGCAGGTCGCGCAGGCGCAGGCTGGGACTGCGGGCAAGCAGGGTGAGCAGGTTCGCCGGCGGGGCGGGTGGCAGCCGCCCGAACTCCTCGGTCGGCCACTGAGCGCTCAGCACCGGATAGCCGGGGACGGCCCGCAGGAAGCCCAACGCCGGGTCGATCCGGCGCAGGATGTTGCGCCAGTTGTAGTACTGCCGGAAGAAGGCGTGGAAGCCGTGCTCGTTGGTCAGGCGGGTGCCGTCGGCGAGCGTCTCCGGCCAGGCACCGAGCCGCCCACCCAGGGCCGGCGAGGCTTCCAGCACGGTCACCTCGACGCCGCGCTCGGCGAGCACCACCGCCGCGGACATGCCGGCGATCCCCCCGCCGACGACCACCGCGGAGACCGGTCGCGGCACCCGGGGTGCACCCACGCCGCCCGGATCCACCTCGTGCGGGCGCACGCCGATGAGCCGCCCGAACAGCTTTGACAGCGC
Proteins encoded:
- a CDS encoding helix-turn-helix domain-containing protein — its product is MTTTRRRPTTAVPIDGDALRRIRIDRGIEVADLATRIRVSRAYVTKLELGHSPRASASVHAALIRVLQPETRDAFRADRDQAGVA
- a CDS encoding glycosyltransferase; amino-acid sequence: MSGDRVAVIWRSCLLPGSETFIRNQGDALPTWRPVYLGAIRVVSALSRDSDVVVCPDTPRGRREWLRLRLTGGSPRLGRLLARLRPDVVHAHFGGDGWLISRTATQLGIPLVVTLHGLDVTRQAAAPGPRGVRHRRNLRTMFDRATLVLAVSGAIRDRAVELGADPAKVRVHHTGVPVPPEPAAGPKEWDVVFVGRFVEKKGVDDLVEAVGMLPDLRPRVLLVGTGPLHERVRARAELLGVDVTFAGTLPPPEVMRHVGRARILAAPSRTASDGDTEGLPTTILEAFGVGVPVVSTYHSGIPEAVTHEANGLLCAEGDPSALAANLRRLLTDDALRDRLGKAARHRAETDFDLHRQTQHLEHLYTTLPPPLTPNP
- a CDS encoding glycosyltransferase family 2 protein, which encodes MPSTPEVSVVIPTFARPALVTRAVRSALAQTVTDIEVVVVVDGPDEETCKALAEIGDPRLRVVELPGKGGAPNARNVGVGEARARWTALLDDDDEWLPDKLAVQLDLARQASVANPIIASRLINKTPRAEFVMPRRLPEPGEPICEYLTLRRGLFHGDGFIQTSTIMAPTELLRRVPFTVGLRRQQELDWTVRATSHADVDLLIAAEPLVLWHQDENRPRISLSSPWEAQLEWLRGIRPLITPRAYAATTMSVISSMAAPTRSFRVFRLLLAEARRHGRPGALDYLAFVQIWLIPPQLRHQVRDRILGRRRAKERSVAGAQPGAAEIGADVRR
- a CDS encoding FAD-dependent oxidoreductase; this translates as MALSKLFGRLIGVRPHEVDPGGVGAPRVPRPVSAVVVGGGIAGMSAAVVLAERGVEVTVLEASPALGGRLGAWPETLADGTRLTNEHGFHAFFRQYYNWRNILRRIDPALGFLRAVPGYPVLSAQWPTEEFGRLPPAPPANLLTLLARSPSLRLRDLRGMDRDAALPLLAYDPVGTYADFDHATADGLLTSLRLPDRARAMLFEVFSHSFFNHEAEMSAAEMIAQFHFYLLGNPEGLAFDCPDEDYATAIWAPLARHVERHGGQVRTGVPATAVHHDSTGWQVQTPDGVHQAGHVVLAVDPPALAALVADSPSLAREAPALAAAMPAYGRPGPPYAVARYWCDGDVDPGRAIFSGVSRQSTLDSVTLYHRLERESRRWAERGGGSVIELHAYACAAGVPAVELAERMRTELATLWPEVDRLRVRELRARVEAKAPAFAPGGHAGRPRVRTEAGGLYLAGDGIRTDFPGALMERAAATGIVAANHILRAEGGAAEPVHSVRPRGLLARRGPA